A section of the Pseudomonas tritici genome encodes:
- the yiaY gene encoding L-threonine dehydrogenase, with protein sequence MSSTFFIPAVNIMGTDCLDEAMIAIRNYGFHKALIVTDAGLAKAGVASMIAEKLAMQDIDSVIYDGAKPNPNVENVEKGLALLQQSDCDFVVSLGGGSPHDCAKGIALCATNGGHIGDYEGVDQSSKPQLPLVAINTTAGTASEMTRFCIITDETRHVKMAIVDRNVTPLLSVNDPSLMVGMPKGLTAATGMDALTHAIEAYVSTAATPITDACAIKAIELISANLRLAVRDGSDKAARENMAYAQFLAGMAFNNASLGFVHAMAHQLGGLYDLPHGVCNAVLLPHVQSFNASVSAKRLSDVGRALGADIKGITDEEGAQAAIAAIRSLASDVEIPAGLRELGAKLQDIPLLATNALKDACGLTNPRRADQRQIEEIFRNAF encoded by the coding sequence ATGAGCAGCACCTTCTTCATTCCCGCCGTCAACATCATGGGCACCGACTGCCTCGACGAAGCCATGATCGCCATCCGCAACTACGGCTTTCACAAGGCACTGATCGTCACCGACGCCGGCCTGGCCAAGGCGGGCGTAGCGAGCATGATCGCCGAGAAACTGGCGATGCAGGACATCGACTCAGTGATCTACGACGGCGCCAAGCCCAACCCCAATGTGGAAAACGTCGAGAAAGGCCTGGCGCTGTTGCAACAGAGCGACTGCGACTTCGTGGTGTCACTGGGCGGCGGCTCGCCCCATGACTGTGCCAAGGGTATCGCCCTGTGCGCCACCAACGGCGGGCATATCGGCGACTACGAAGGCGTCGATCAGTCGAGCAAACCGCAACTGCCACTGGTGGCCATCAACACCACCGCCGGCACCGCCAGCGAGATGACCCGTTTTTGCATCATCACCGACGAAACCCGCCACGTGAAAATGGCCATCGTCGACCGCAACGTTACACCGCTGCTGTCGGTCAACGACCCGAGCCTGATGGTCGGCATGCCCAAGGGCCTCACTGCTGCCACCGGCATGGACGCGTTGACCCACGCGATTGAAGCCTACGTGTCCACGGCCGCTACACCGATCACCGACGCCTGCGCGATCAAGGCCATCGAACTGATCAGCGCCAACCTGCGCCTGGCCGTACGCGACGGCAGCGACAAAGCGGCAAGGGAAAACATGGCCTACGCGCAGTTCCTCGCCGGGATGGCGTTCAACAATGCATCGTTGGGCTTCGTGCACGCCATGGCGCACCAGTTGGGTGGTCTTTACGATCTGCCCCACGGCGTGTGCAACGCGGTGTTGCTGCCCCACGTACAAAGCTTCAACGCCAGCGTCAGCGCCAAACGCTTGAGCGACGTGGGCCGCGCATTGGGCGCCGACATCAAGGGCATCACCGACGAAGAGGGCGCACAAGCCGCCATCGCCGCGATTCGTAGCCTGGCCTCGGACGTTGAAATCCCGGCGGGCCTGCGAGAATTGGGCGCCAAGTTGCAGGACATTCCGCTGCTGGCGACCAATGCGCTCAAGGATGCCTGTGGTTTGACCAACCCACGGCGGGCGGATCAGCGTCAAATTGAGGAGATCTTTCGTAACGCGTTCTGA
- a CDS encoding NAD(P)H-binding protein: MRVLLFGATGMVGQGVLRECLLAADVQEVIAVGRTPLTQEHGKLHQVLHGDMLDFQPLENLLQGFDACFFCLGVSSAGMNETKYTHLTYDLTLVAASTLARLNPQMTFIYVSGAGTDSSEAGKSMWARVKGKTENALLRLPFKAVYLFRPGVIQPLHGVRSKTPLYQTFYSVLGPLLSFVRRIKPGWVVSTETVGRAMLQAASHGASQPVVEQAEINRLASERR, from the coding sequence ATGAGAGTTCTGCTATTCGGCGCCACCGGCATGGTCGGTCAGGGCGTGCTACGCGAGTGCCTGTTGGCCGCCGACGTTCAGGAAGTCATCGCCGTGGGCCGCACGCCCTTGACCCAGGAACACGGCAAGCTGCATCAGGTGTTGCACGGCGACATGCTGGATTTCCAACCTTTGGAAAACCTGCTGCAAGGTTTTGATGCGTGCTTCTTCTGCCTCGGCGTTTCGTCGGCAGGGATGAATGAAACCAAGTACACCCACCTCACCTATGACCTCACTCTGGTCGCGGCCAGCACCCTGGCGCGGCTCAATCCGCAGATGACCTTTATCTATGTATCCGGCGCCGGGACCGATAGTTCCGAGGCGGGCAAGTCGATGTGGGCGCGGGTCAAGGGCAAGACCGAGAATGCCCTGCTGCGCCTGCCGTTCAAGGCGGTGTATCTGTTTCGACCGGGGGTGATCCAGCCCTTGCATGGCGTGCGCTCGAAGACGCCGTTGTACCAGACCTTCTATTCGGTGCTTGGGCCGTTGTTGTCGTTTGTCCGGCGGATAAAACCGGGTTGGGTGGTAAGCACCGAGACCGTCGGCCGGGCTATGTTGCAGGCGGCGAGTCATGGCGCGTCGCAGCCAGTGGTGGAGCAGGCCGAGATCAATCGGTTGGCCAGCGAGCGTCGCTGA
- a CDS encoding LysR family transcriptional regulator: MMHKSLVRRLDLITLQLFVAVFEEGTLTRAANREAIAVSAASKRLMELEQVLGVSLFVRRAKGMELTAAGETLLHHARQMLFNVEKMGLELGEHSHGVRGYVRMLANLSAIIQFLPEDLRDFSEQHPEVKTDLEERPSNGVVQGVLDGVADLGICSIDTDTKGLPSVTYRHDKLVVLMPADHPLATRETLAFAETLDSDYVGLHAASSINMRTHAAAREAGKMLRLRIHVPGFDAMCRMVQANMGIGILPQKAYELFGRALGLHAVPLTDDWSDRSLILVVRDEAQLSPVSRLLFEYLRKMPV, from the coding sequence ATGATGCACAAAAGCCTGGTGCGTCGGCTGGATCTGATCACGCTGCAATTGTTTGTCGCGGTATTTGAGGAAGGTACGCTGACCCGTGCCGCCAACCGTGAAGCCATTGCCGTTTCGGCTGCCAGCAAGCGCTTGATGGAACTGGAGCAGGTGCTGGGCGTAAGCCTGTTTGTGCGGCGGGCCAAGGGCATGGAGCTGACCGCAGCCGGCGAAACCCTGTTGCACCATGCACGGCAGATGCTGTTCAACGTCGAAAAGATGGGCCTGGAATTGGGCGAACACAGCCACGGCGTGCGCGGCTATGTGCGGATGCTGGCCAATCTGTCGGCGATCATTCAGTTCCTTCCTGAAGATTTGCGGGACTTTTCCGAGCAGCACCCCGAAGTGAAAACCGACTTGGAAGAGCGCCCCAGCAACGGCGTGGTGCAAGGCGTTCTGGATGGCGTGGCGGACCTGGGGATTTGCTCCATTGACACCGACACCAAGGGCCTGCCGAGCGTGACGTATCGGCACGACAAATTGGTGGTGCTGATGCCGGCGGATCATCCGTTGGCAACCCGGGAAACCCTGGCATTTGCCGAAACCCTGGACAGCGATTACGTCGGCCTGCACGCCGCCAGCTCCATCAATATGCGCACCCACGCCGCCGCGCGCGAGGCGGGCAAGATGCTGCGCCTGCGCATTCATGTGCCGGGGTTTGATGCGATGTGCCGGATGGTCCAGGCGAATATGGGTATTGGCATCCTGCCGCAAAAGGCCTATGAACTTTTCGGTCGCGCGTTGGGGTTACATGCCGTGCCGTTGACGGATGACTGGTCGGATCGCAGCCTGATCCTAGTGGTGCGTGATGAGGCACAGCTGTCGCCGGTCAGCCGGCTGTTGTTCGAATATCTGCGCAAGATGCCGGTGTAA
- a CDS encoding CaiB/BaiF CoA transferase family protein: MTAPLSGIKVIEIGTLIAAPFAARLMAEFGAEVIKIEAMGQGDPLRKWRKLHEGTSLWWYLQSRNKKSLALDLKSPEGLDLIKQLLGDADVLIENLRPGGLEKLGLGWDVLHALNPKLTLVRISGYGQTGPYRDRPGFGAIGEAMGGIRYTTGNPDSPPARVGVSLGDSLASLHGVIGALMSLLRVKTGQGDGQIVDVSLAESVFNLMESLVPEYDMLGHVRERSGGALPGIAPSNTYLTADGAYVVIAGNSDPIYKRLMTTIGRADLAEAPAFAHNDGRAAQSGLLDAAITHWTSSLPIDQVLSALEAAEVPAGRIYSVADIVSDPHYQARDMLLTAELPGGVSVKMPGIVPKLSETPGGVNWQGPTLGQHTDEILGSLGLAGADIQRLKRSGVVQ, encoded by the coding sequence ATGACGGCTCCCCTGAGCGGTATCAAGGTGATCGAGATCGGCACCCTGATTGCCGCGCCGTTCGCCGCCCGGCTGATGGCCGAGTTTGGCGCGGAGGTGATCAAGATCGAAGCCATGGGCCAGGGTGACCCGCTTCGCAAATGGCGAAAGCTGCACGAAGGCACGTCGCTGTGGTGGTACCTGCAATCGCGCAACAAGAAGTCCCTGGCGTTGGACCTCAAGTCGCCAGAAGGGCTGGACTTGATCAAGCAGCTGCTCGGCGACGCCGACGTCCTCATCGAAAACCTGCGCCCCGGCGGCCTGGAAAAACTCGGCCTGGGTTGGGATGTACTGCACGCCCTCAACCCCAAGCTGACGCTGGTGCGTATTTCTGGCTATGGCCAGACCGGCCCTTATCGCGACCGCCCTGGCTTCGGTGCCATCGGCGAGGCCATGGGCGGCATTCGCTACACCACCGGCAACCCGGATTCGCCGCCCGCGCGGGTCGGTGTGAGCCTCGGTGATTCCCTGGCCTCGTTGCATGGCGTGATCGGCGCGCTGATGTCGTTGTTGCGGGTCAAGACGGGGCAGGGCGATGGGCAGATTGTCGATGTGTCCCTGGCCGAAAGCGTGTTCAACCTGATGGAAAGCCTGGTGCCGGAATACGACATGCTCGGCCATGTGCGTGAACGCAGTGGCGGCGCTTTGCCGGGCATCGCACCGTCCAACACCTACCTGACGGCCGACGGCGCCTACGTGGTGATTGCCGGCAACAGCGACCCGATCTACAAACGCTTGATGACCACCATCGGCCGCGCCGACCTGGCCGAAGCCCCAGCATTTGCCCACAACGATGGCCGCGCCGCCCAGAGCGGTTTGCTCGACGCCGCGATCACCCACTGGACCAGCAGCCTGCCCATCGACCAAGTGCTCAGCGCCCTGGAGGCCGCCGAAGTGCCGGCCGGGCGTATCTATTCGGTGGCGGACATCGTCAGCGACCCGCACTACCAGGCGCGTGACATGTTGCTCACTGCCGAGTTGCCCGGCGGTGTGTCAGTGAAGATGCCCGGCATCGTGCCCAAACTCTCGGAAACCCCGGGCGGCGTGAACTGGCAGGGCCCGACCCTGGGGCAACACACGGATGAAATTCTCGGCAGCCTGGGCCTGGCCGGTGCTGATATCCAACGTCTGAAACGCTCGGGAGTGGTGCAATGA
- a CDS encoding hydroxymethylglutaryl-CoA lyase has translation MISDYSDPLIVQEVSPRDGLQIEPTWVETADKIALIDQLSQAGFSRIEAGSFVSPKAIPALRDGEQVFQGIRRKPGVIYVALIPNLKGAQRAIESRADELNLVMSASQTHNLANMRMRCEASLAAFGDIVSFAADHPVRLNGSIATTFGCPFEGKIDEDRVLQIIEAYQALGIQGISLADTTGMANPRQVERLVKRVLQRVSASDLTLHFHNTRGLGLCNVLAAYEAGARRFDAALGGLGGCPFAPGASGNICTEDLVNLCEEVGIHTGIDLPHLLQMSRRLPALLGHELPGQVAKAGRNCDLHSPPAYIATL, from the coding sequence ATGATTTCTGATTATTCCGACCCGCTGATTGTGCAGGAAGTGTCCCCGCGCGACGGCCTGCAAATCGAGCCGACGTGGGTCGAGACGGCCGACAAAATCGCCTTGATCGACCAGCTTTCCCAGGCGGGCTTTTCGCGGATCGAGGCCGGTTCATTTGTCTCGCCCAAGGCCATCCCGGCATTGCGTGATGGCGAGCAAGTGTTCCAGGGCATCAGGCGCAAGCCCGGTGTCATCTATGTGGCGTTGATCCCGAATCTCAAGGGGGCGCAGCGCGCTATCGAGTCTCGCGCCGATGAACTGAACCTGGTGATGTCCGCCAGCCAGACCCACAACCTGGCCAATATGCGCATGCGCTGCGAGGCGTCGTTGGCGGCGTTTGGCGATATCGTCAGCTTTGCCGCCGACCACCCGGTGAGGCTCAACGGCAGCATCGCCACCACCTTTGGTTGCCCGTTCGAAGGCAAGATCGACGAAGACCGCGTGCTGCAGATTATCGAGGCCTATCAAGCGCTGGGCATCCAGGGTATCAGCCTGGCCGACACCACGGGCATGGCCAACCCGCGTCAGGTGGAGCGCCTGGTCAAACGCGTGCTGCAGCGCGTCTCCGCCAGTGACCTGACCCTGCATTTTCACAACACCCGCGGCCTGGGGTTGTGCAACGTGCTGGCCGCGTACGAGGCCGGTGCCCGTCGTTTTGACGCGGCGCTCGGTGGCTTGGGCGGCTGCCCGTTTGCGCCGGGGGCGTCGGGCAATATCTGCACCGAAGATTTGGTCAACCTGTGCGAGGAAGTCGGAATTCACACCGGTATCGACCTGCCGCACCTGCTGCAAATGTCCCGCCGCTTGCCGGCCCTGTTGGGCCACGAACTTCCTGGCCAGGTGGCGAAGGCAGGGCGCAATTGCGACCTGCACTCGCCGCCGGCCTATATCGCCACGTTGTAA
- a CDS encoding MFS transporter: MSTNTLEAGTRPAAEIDAEKALVSKVAWRLMPLIMVCYLFAFFDRINISFAKFQLQADLSLSDTAYGLGAGLFVVGYVIFEVPSNMMLYKVGARRWIARIMMSWGLATAAMVFVTAEWQFYALRFLIGAMEAGFAPGVLYYLTLWFPQHFRGRITSMLFLASAFAGLVGAPFSGLVLEHLDGVLQMRGWHWLFLLGGLPCIGLGVLVLTRLKDRIEDAHWLTPAEKALLSSRIAKHEPNQHGGSLLSAIRIPGFLMLGFIYFLIQVASYGLNFWAPQLIRSAGTQSPVMIGLLTAIPYVCGAISMVVIGRLSDATGERRKFVCGLVVLGAVGFFSAGIFADHTTFLIIALGMLGAGIIASIPTFWTLPPKLLAGAGAGAAGGIAVINTLGQFGGIVSPVMVGRIKDLTGSTTPALYVIGVCALLAAALLLWGLPQKLRTLDKG, from the coding sequence ATGAGCACTAATACGTTGGAGGCCGGCACGCGCCCGGCCGCTGAAATCGATGCCGAAAAAGCCCTGGTCAGCAAGGTCGCCTGGCGCCTGATGCCGCTGATCATGGTGTGCTACCTGTTCGCGTTTTTTGACCGGATCAACATCAGCTTCGCCAAGTTTCAGTTGCAGGCAGACCTGAGCCTGAGCGACACCGCCTACGGCCTGGGCGCCGGTTTGTTTGTGGTGGGTTATGTTATCTTCGAAGTGCCGAGCAACATGATGCTGTACAAGGTCGGCGCGCGGCGCTGGATTGCGCGGATCATGATGTCGTGGGGCCTGGCGACGGCGGCCATGGTGTTTGTCACGGCAGAGTGGCAGTTCTATGCGCTGCGCTTTCTGATCGGGGCGATGGAGGCGGGTTTCGCGCCCGGCGTGCTGTATTACCTGACCCTGTGGTTCCCGCAGCATTTCCGTGGGCGCATCACCTCAATGCTGTTCCTGGCTTCGGCGTTTGCGGGCCTGGTGGGCGCACCGTTTTCCGGCCTGGTACTGGAACACCTCGACGGCGTGTTGCAGATGCGTGGCTGGCACTGGTTGTTCCTGCTCGGCGGCTTGCCGTGCATCGGCCTGGGGGTCCTGGTGCTGACGCGGCTCAAGGACCGCATCGAAGACGCCCATTGGCTGACGCCAGCGGAGAAAGCGTTGCTGTCGAGCCGTATCGCCAAGCATGAGCCGAACCAGCACGGTGGCTCGTTGCTGTCGGCGATCCGTATTCCGGGGTTCCTGATGCTCGGCTTTATCTACTTTTTGATTCAGGTGGCGTCGTACGGCCTCAATTTCTGGGCACCGCAACTGATCCGCAGCGCGGGCACCCAGAGCCCGGTGATGATCGGCCTGCTCACGGCGATTCCGTATGTGTGCGGCGCCATCAGCATGGTGGTGATCGGGCGACTGTCGGATGCTACCGGCGAGCGGCGCAAGTTTGTCTGCGGCCTAGTGGTGCTCGGTGCGGTGGGCTTTTTCAGCGCCGGGATTTTCGCCGACCACACCACCTTCCTGATCATTGCCCTGGGCATGTTGGGCGCAGGCATCATTGCGTCGATCCCGACCTTCTGGACCCTGCCACCCAAATTGCTGGCGGGCGCCGGCGCAGGCGCGGCGGGCGGTATTGCAGTGATCAACACCCTCGGGCAGTTCGGTGGGATTGTCAGCCCGGTGATGGTGGGCCGCATCAAGGACCTCACGGGCAGCACCACCCCGGCGCTGTATGTGATTGGCGTGTGTGCGCTGTTGGCGGCGGCGCTCTTGCTGTGGGGCCTGCCGCAGAAGCTGCGCACACTCGACAAAGGCTGA
- a CDS encoding DMT family transporter, translated as MTTLHWVGLLALAVIAGAVVPFQSAINANLGRGLGHPLWATLASLLVSIIVLLPVIIAMRLPLPSLTFVTQAPLWTWAGGAFGVCFISLALMLLPKLGASGFIALAMAGQILASLALDHFGLFGLAERQLTTPRVLGALLLIGGVVLIQFSASPARALSTAS; from the coding sequence ATGACAACATTGCATTGGGTGGGTTTATTGGCGCTGGCCGTGATTGCCGGGGCCGTGGTGCCGTTTCAGAGTGCGATCAACGCCAACCTCGGGCGCGGGCTCGGCCACCCGTTGTGGGCCACCCTGGCGTCGCTGCTGGTGAGCATCATCGTGTTGCTGCCGGTGATTATCGCGATGCGTTTACCGCTGCCGAGCCTGACGTTTGTCACCCAGGCGCCCCTGTGGACGTGGGCGGGTGGCGCGTTCGGCGTGTGCTTTATTTCCCTGGCGTTGATGTTATTGCCTAAGCTCGGCGCCTCGGGGTTTATCGCGTTGGCCATGGCCGGGCAGATTCTTGCGTCACTGGCCCTCGATCACTTTGGCCTGTTCGGCCTGGCTGAGCGCCAACTGACAACGCCCCGCGTGCTGGGGGCGTTGTTGTTGATTGGCGGGGTGGTGTTGATTCAGTTCAGCGCCTCCCCCGCCCGTGCATTGTCAACGGCGAGCTGA